CAATCGTAGGCTGTTTGAATTCGGCTTCCTCTGCCTCAGACCAGCTTCCGCCTGACCGCTCAATAGCCTCTCGCTTCACGGTGGCCAGAACCCCCGCCGCCTGAGGCCCACCCATCACGGAAATCCGCGAATTCGGCCAGCTCCACAAGAAGCGCGGAGAATACGCCCGCCCCGACATCCCATAGTTGCCAGCCCCAAAAGAGCCCCCAACCAGCATCGTCACCTTAGGCACGTTGGTGGTCGCCACAGCCGTCACCATCTTGGCCCCATGGCGCGCAATACCTTCGTTCTCGTATTTCCGCCCGACCATAAAGCCCGTGATATTCTGCAGAAACACCAGTGGTATATTGCGTTGGCTGCACAGCTCGACGAAATGCGCACCCTTCTGCGCGCTTTCTGAAAACAGCACCCCATTATTGGCAACAATCCCAACAGGGCATCCTTTCACATGCGCAAAGCCCGTCACCAAAGTCTCGCCAAAGCGCGGCTTGAACTCATCAAAGCGCGAGCCGTCGACCAGACGCGCGATCACTTCGCGAATGTCATAGGGCTGACGCAGGTCGGTGGGCACCACACCCAAGATCTCAGCAGGATCATAAGCAGGCTCCTCTGAGCTCTGCCAAGCCACGGTCTTGGGCTTTTCAATATTCAGATTACCCACAGCCCTGCGCGCCAAAGCCAAAGCATGGGCATCATCCTCTGCCAGATAATCCGCAACGCCAGAGAGCCGTGTATGCACGTCCCCGCCGCCCAGATCCTCGGCACTCACCACCTCACCCGTCGCGGCTTTCACCAAAGGCGGCCCCGCAAGGAAAATCGTTCCCTGCTCTTTCACAATGATCGAGACATCCGACATCGCAGGCACATAAGCGCCGCCCGCCGTACAAGAGCCCATAACGACCGCAATCTGAGCAATCCCCTTAGCGCTCATCCGCGCCTGATTGTAAAAGATCCGCCCAAAGTGATCGCGGTCGGGGAAAACCTCATCCTGATTGGGCAGGTTCGCCCCACCACTGTCCACCAAATAGATGCAAGGCAGACGACATTCCTCGGCAATCTCCTGCGCCCGCAGATGTTTCTTAACCGTCATCGGATAATAGGTGCCGCCCTTCACAGTGGCATCATTACAGACCACCATGACCTCATGGCCCATCACGCGGCCCACACCGGCAATAGCTCCAGCGCAAGGTGCCGCACCATCATACATCCCATGCGCCGCCGTCGCCCCGACCTCCAGAAACGGAGACCCCGGATCCAGCAAATTCGCAACCCGCTCACGTGGCAGCATCTTGCCTCGGCTCAGATGACGCTGACGGGATTTCTCACCACCGCCCAAGGCCGCCGCTGCCGCTACATCATTAATCTCTTTGAGTGCCGCCAGATGCCCTTCGACATTGGCCTTAAAGCCCTCAGAGCTTGGAATTGCAGAAGACGAGAGCTTCATCACATCTTCCCCATCAACTCGCGGCCAATCAGCATCCGGCGGATTTCAGACGTGCCAGCCCCGATCTCCATCAGCTTCGCATCACGGAATATCCGGCTCACGGGCGTTTCATTCATGAACCCCATGCCGCCCATGGCCTGCACCGCCTGATGCGCAACCTTCATGGCCTCCTCAGAGGCATAGAGAACACAAGCCGCCGCATCCTGCCGCGTGACCTCGCCTCGATCGCAGGCCTTGGCGACCTCATAGACATAGGCGCGCGAGGAATTCATCGCCGTGTACATATCGGCGATCTTGCCCTGCATTAGTTGGAAGTCGCCCAGAGACTTCCCGAACTGCTTGCGCTCTTTCAAATAGGGCATCACCTCATCCAAACAGGCCGCCATAATCCCTGTGCCAATGCCCGACAGCACCACCCGTTCATAATCCAGCCCTGACATCAGCACCTGAACGCCTTTACCTTCTTCGCCCAGGACATTCTCAAAGGGCACCTCAACGTCCTCAAAGATCAGCTCGGCCGTATTGGACCCGCGCATCCCCAGCTTGTCGAAATGCTTGGAGGTCGAGAAGCCCTTCATCTCTTTCTCAATCAGAAAGGCGGTCATCCCGCGCGACCCGGCATCGGGGTCCG
This is a stretch of genomic DNA from Cognatishimia activa. It encodes these proteins:
- a CDS encoding carboxyl transferase domain-containing protein gives rise to the protein MKLSSSAIPSSEGFKANVEGHLAALKEINDVAAAAALGGGEKSRQRHLSRGKMLPRERVANLLDPGSPFLEVGATAAHGMYDGAAPCAGAIAGVGRVMGHEVMVVCNDATVKGGTYYPMTVKKHLRAQEIAEECRLPCIYLVDSGGANLPNQDEVFPDRDHFGRIFYNQARMSAKGIAQIAVVMGSCTAGGAYVPAMSDVSIIVKEQGTIFLAGPPLVKAATGEVVSAEDLGGGDVHTRLSGVADYLAEDDAHALALARRAVGNLNIEKPKTVAWQSSEEPAYDPAEILGVVPTDLRQPYDIREVIARLVDGSRFDEFKPRFGETLVTGFAHVKGCPVGIVANNGVLFSESAQKGAHFVELCSQRNIPLVFLQNITGFMVGRKYENEGIARHGAKMVTAVATTNVPKVTMLVGGSFGAGNYGMSGRAYSPRFLWSWPNSRISVMGGPQAAGVLATVKREAIERSGGSWSEAEEAEFKQPTIDMFEAQGHPLYASARMWDDGIIDPRKSRDVLAMSLSAALCAPIEETKFGVFRM
- a CDS encoding isovaleryl-CoA dehydrogenase, producing the protein MFLHTMKFDMPEDIEAIREVTHRWAQERVKPLAAEIDASNAFPNELWREMGELGLLGVTVDEQYGGAGMSYLAHVIVVEEIARASASVSLSYGAHSNLCVNQIKLNGTDEQRTKYLPRLISGEHVGALAMSETSAGSDVVSMKLRAEKRNDRYVLNGNKFWITNGPDADTLVVYAKTDPDAGSRGMTAFLIEKEMKGFSTSKHFDKLGMRGSNTAELIFEDVEVPFENVLGEEGKGVQVLMSGLDYERVVLSGIGTGIMAACLDEVMPYLKERKQFGKSLGDFQLMQGKIADMYTAMNSSRAYVYEVAKACDRGEVTRQDAAACVLYASEEAMKVAHQAVQAMGGMGFMNETPVSRIFRDAKLMEIGAGTSEIRRMLIGRELMGKM